One Scylla paramamosain isolate STU-SP2022 chromosome 5, ASM3559412v1, whole genome shotgun sequence genomic region harbors:
- the LOC135100573 gene encoding protein DENND6A-like, which yields MAPNDEKDAPLLPWDNFSNWVHAICVVTFDLELGQAMELIYPADRELSERERTNICYLAFPDSNSGLMGNVQFHFRIRQCPQSIALNPRPAFHTFNSTCPTSIQTEDGYLYGYVYFRQVKDRTLRRGYFQKSVVLLSHLPLVSLFTTVLELVAPEYFDTGEASLEAACHHLDQWPPPTPGTTLSLPLLGTLVQVRIPSRQDKPGSASLTPSSPSHTSPGPPTILVPAPHETEAFRVLAPVLPHLNLLWELVITAEPLVVMAQSPTTAANTVQTLVSLITPLKFSGDYRPFFTIHDSEFKEYTTRTSAPPNVILGVTNPFFAKTLQHWPHIIRIGESTGSPSTQKHKIKKASALKTVEQKPGMYTKYKPHLQADKGLVKRLLKGVQTGRPVEVQTALLRRHLLELTQSFMIPLERYVASLMPLQKNICPYKAIPSLRPFNPDDFLATLELYGPQLTSGIRGDWEGLYRRFFRSVNFSVWFNARYQEVSDKLSALHLQALCDADLGRWVNSRSEVEVVDMVLRLRSKLTDADVLPVSQHTREQLQAHLNTLFMALPEDLRSVLHAS from the exons TTGATCTACCCAGCAGACAGAGAGCTGAGTGAACGGGAGCGCACAAACATTTGCTACCTGGCGTTCCCGGACAGCAACTCTGGTCTTATGGGCAATGTGCAGTTTCATTTCCGTATCCGTCAGTGCCCACAGTCCATTGCCCTCAACCCTCGGCCAGCCTTCCACACCTTCAACTCCACCTGCCCCACAAGCATACAG ACAGAGGACGGCTACCTGTATGGTTACGTTTACTTCAGGCAGGTGAAGGACCGCACACTGCGACGAGGTTACTTCCAGAAG AGTGTTGTGCTGTTGTCTCACCTGCCCCTGGTGTCCCTTTTCACCACGGTGCTGGAGTTGGTGGCTCCAGAGTACTTTGACACAGGTGAGGCCAGCCTGGAAGCTGCCTGCCATCACCTTGACCAGTGGCCACCCCCAACCCCCGGCACCACCCTCAGTCTGCCTCTGCTGGGCACTCTGGTTCAG GTTCGAATACCAAGTCGGCAAGACAAGCCTGGGTCAGCCTCCCTCACACCATCCTCGCCCTCACACACCTCACCAGGTCCACCAACAATACTCGTCCCAGCACCACACGAGACTGAG GCATTTCGAGTTTTGGCGCCTGTGTTGCCTCACCTAAATCTGCTGTGGGAGTTGGTGATCACTGCTGAGCCCCTGGTGGTGATGGCCCAGTCACCCACCACAGCCGCCAACACTGTGCAGACCCTGGTCAG CCTGATAACTCCCCTAAAGTTCAGTGGAGACTACCGGCCATTCTTCACCATTCATGACTCAGAGTTCAAGGAATACACCACCAGGACCTCAGCGCCTCCCAATGTTATCCTGGGAGTCACCAACCCTTTCTTTGCCAAGACGCTACAGCACTGGCCTCACATTATCAGGATAGGGGAGAGCACAG GTTCTCCCAGCACACAGAAGCATAAGATAAAGAAGGCATCTGCCCTCAAGACAGTGGAGCAGAAGCCTGGGATGTACACCAAGTACAAGCCTCATCTGCAGGCAGACAAG GGCCTTGTGAAACGGCTGCTCAAAGGTGTGCAGACTGGCCGGCCAGTGGAGGTACAGACAGCCCTGCTGCGCCGCCACCTACTGGAGCTCACACAGTCCTTCATGATTCCTCTGGAGCGCTATGTAGCCTCCCTTATGCCCCTCCAGAAGAATATCTGTCCATACAAG gcaataCCAAGTTTACGTCCATTCAATCCAGATGACTTTTTGGCCACTCTGGAGTTGTATGGACCTCAGCTGACCAGCGGCATCCGAGGGGACTGGGAGGGCCTGTACCGCAGATTTTTCAGATCTGTAAACTTCTCAGTGTGGTTCAATGCTAGATATCAGGAGGTGTCAGACAAGCTATCTGCACTTCACCTCCAGGCATTATGTGATGCG GATTTGGGCCGGTGGGTGAACAGCCGcagtgaggtggaggtggtggacaTGGTGCTGAGGCTGCGCTCCAAGCTGACAGACGCAGATGTGCTGCCGGTGAGCCAGCACACCCGGGAGCAGCTCCAGGCACACCTCAACACACTCTTCATGGCGCTCCCTGAGGACCTGCGCTCAGTTCTTCATGCCAGCTGA
- the LOC135100575 gene encoding myophilin-like isoform X2: protein MIDEVARVDFEFFLKDGCILCKLMNRINPGCIPEESITWEGARSKQINIKNFLQQAEAYGVPKAKLFHLEDLLHLRHIPRVTRCIYALAKLVADDSNLSDCPRLGDEPSFMQEHKKKVDVPGHRDTKDVLAQLTTEKKKDEKKLAKHSLYQ from the exons ATGATCGACGAGGTGGCGAGGGTCGACTTCGAGTTCTTCCTCAAGGACGGCTGTATCCTGTGCAA ACTCATGAACCGCATCAATCCTGGCTGCATCCCCGAGGAGTCCATCACGTGGGAGGGCGCGCGCAGCAAGCAGATTAACATCAAGAACTTCCTGCAGCAGGCGGAGGCGTACGGCGTGCCCAAGGCCAAGCTGTTTCACCTCGAGGACCTGCTCCACCTCAGACACATTCCCAGGGTGACCCGCTGCATCTACGCCCTCGCCAAGCTG GTGGCGGACGACTCCAACCTGAGTGACTGCCCGAGGCTGGGAGACGAGCCGAGCTTCATGCAGGAGCACAAGAAGAAGGTGGACGTGCCGGGCCACAGAGACACCAAGGACGTGTTGGCGCAGCTCACCAccgagaagaagaaggacgagaagaaaCTGGCGAAGCATTCCCTCTACCAGTAA
- the LOC135100575 gene encoding myophilin-like isoform X1: protein MPLITMQNVDLNCAGEEETLEPHHRDAIKENEILIWIYNMIDEVARVDFEFFLKDGCILCKLMNRINPGCIPEESITWEGARSKQINIKNFLQQAEAYGVPKAKLFHLEDLLHLRHIPRVTRCIYALAKLVADDSNLSDCPRLGDEPSFMQEHKKKVDVPGHRDTKDVLAQLTTEKKKDEKKLAKHSLYQ from the exons ATGCCGCTCATCACGATGCAGAATGTGGACTTGAACTgtgcgggggaggaggaaacCCTGGAGCCCCACCAC CGTGATGCgatcaaagaaaatgaaatcctCATCTGGATCTACAACATGATCGACGAGGTGGCGAGGGTCGACTTCGAGTTCTTCCTCAAGGACGGCTGTATCCTGTGCAA ACTCATGAACCGCATCAATCCTGGCTGCATCCCCGAGGAGTCCATCACGTGGGAGGGCGCGCGCAGCAAGCAGATTAACATCAAGAACTTCCTGCAGCAGGCGGAGGCGTACGGCGTGCCCAAGGCCAAGCTGTTTCACCTCGAGGACCTGCTCCACCTCAGACACATTCCCAGGGTGACCCGCTGCATCTACGCCCTCGCCAAGCTG GTGGCGGACGACTCCAACCTGAGTGACTGCCCGAGGCTGGGAGACGAGCCGAGCTTCATGCAGGAGCACAAGAAGAAGGTGGACGTGCCGGGCCACAGAGACACCAAGGACGTGTTGGCGCAGCTCACCAccgagaagaagaaggacgagaagaaaCTGGCGAAGCATTCCCTCTACCAGTAA